A stretch of Aedes aegypti strain LVP_AGWG chromosome 2, AaegL5.0 Primary Assembly, whole genome shotgun sequence DNA encodes these proteins:
- the LOC5575248 gene encoding ARL14 effector protein, with protein MEDCVEINSSDEGEPERIGISSASCSPLPHSERSNTPVSANLRQQQQRITRRTENGQLKKLETDPKFLANFNPNTSRREKRKLNRKSTPLVVPKTTGIYNERGIHRETGKDMCDCLDMSCPGCHFPCQCCGSSKCGPHCRVTRKWMYESIEHDAKDLVIRNKLMIKK; from the coding sequence ATGGAAGACTGCGTGGAAATCAACTCCTCCGATGAAGGTGAGCCAGAGCGTATCGGTATCTCGTCGGCGTCATGTTCGCCGCTGCCGCATTCGGAACGTTCCAACACGCCGGTTTCGGCCAATCTGCGGCAACAACAGCAACGAATCACCCGCCGGACCGAAAACGGTCAGCTGAAGAAGCTGGAGACGGACCCGAAGTTTTTGGCCAACTTCAATCCGAACACATCGCGCCGCGAGAAGCGAAAGCTGAATCGGAAATCGACTCCGCTGGTGGTGCCCAAAACGACCGGAATCTACAACGAGAGGGGAATCCACCGGGAAACGGGAAAGGATATGTGCGACTGTTTGGATATGAGCTGCCCCGGGTGCCACTTTCCGTGCCAGTGCTGTGGGAGCTCAAAGTGCGGACCGCATTGCAGGGTGACCCGAAAGTGGATGTACGAGAGTATTGAACACGACGCCAAGGATTTGGTGAttagaaataaattaatgattaaaaaataG
- the LOC110675890 gene encoding protein RRNAD1-like, with translation MPLEYSAHSFNYVDYFQRATAFLSEHRWIFEQSNTKFVQAGILDAFPRTWIQDFKRANNEELNQIPLGYVNEAWCDDFKQFLRSVDSLSVEYERKCDSLDGNPATVKGISPKKLYEIRNLTSLIGDICEPSETLLDFGSGLGYLSQNLHSAHQLRVLGLEGDPYRVQAAQQRQMKLFPDSQEHVKYVQHCILEESFPQIQDSCKLAFSEDLNSTYAIVGLHACADLSITAINMFLSHDTITKLVIMPCCYHKLECDSDSNCAKFRNFPISDPLRDATEMVSNFIGRPFLRLGCQQTSARWRNMTPEEHAAHGLAMFERSLVEAIVEPGHKVTKRKNLSNSGSGSILDKYQLCDEAGSELKWSDQQYKELEKLSEKYPDGSQLAEYLTCLQTCLQPICENLILLDRMCHIEKEAQSRNITVRCKLVKFANDKLSPRCFVIIVEKINTDC, from the exons ATGCCACTAGAATATTCCGCGCATTCGTTCAACTATGTGGATTACTTCCAACGTGCCACGGCATTCCTCAGCGAGCACCGATGGATCTTCGAGCAGTCCAACACGAAGTTTGTGCAAGCCGGCATTCTCGATGCGTTTCCTCGCACGTGGATTCAGGATTTTAAGCGCGCCAACAACGAAGAGCTCAACCAAATTCCGTTGGGATATGTGAATGAAGCGTGGTGTGATGATTTTAAGCAATTCTTGAGGTCAGTGGATAGTCTTTCGGTGGAATATGAACGGAAGTGTGATAGTTTAGATGGAAATCCAGCGACTGTGAAAGGTATAAGTCCTAAGAAATTGTACGAGATTCGTAATTTAACGAGTCTTATTGGTGATATATGCGAACCGAGTGAGACTCTGCTTGATTTTGGATCAGGATTG GGTTACTTAAGCCAGAACCTACATTCAGCTCACCAACTCAGGGTTCTCGGTCTGGAGGGAGATCCTtatcgcgttcaagctgcgcagCAGAGGCAAATGAAACTCTTCCCAGATTCCCAGGAACATGTGAAATATGTTCAGCACTGCATACTGGAGGAATCATTCCCTCAAATCCAAGATTCGTGTAAATTAGCATTTTCCGAGGACTTAAACTCAACTTACGCAATTGTTGGTTTGCATGCCTGCGCGGATCTCTCGATTACCGCCATAAATATGTTCCTCTCGCACGATACCATCACCAAGCTGGTGATTATGCCTTGCTGCTATCATAAATTGGAATGCGATTCCGACTCCAATTGTGCAAAGTTTAGGAATTTCCCCATCAGTGATCCTTTGAGGGACGCCACAGAAATGGTATCGAATTTCATTGGGAGACCATTCCTGCGACTAGGCTGCCAGCAAACATCAGCCCGCTGGAGAAACATGACCCCAGAGGAACATGCCGCCCATGGATTAGCCATGTTTGAACGAAGCCTGGTGGAGGCCATCGTCGAACCGGGGCATAAAGTCACCAAAAGGAAAAACTTATCTAACAGTGGGAGTGGTTCCATTCTGGACAAATATCAGCTGTGCGACGAAGCGGGTTCAGAACTGAAATGGAGTGACCAGCAATACAAGGAACTGGAGAAGCTTAGTGAAAAGTACCCCGATGGAAGTCAATTGGCGGAATATTTGACGTGTCTTCAAACATGCTTGCAG CCAATATGCGAGAACCTTATCCTGCTGGATCGTATGTGCCACATCGAAAAAGAAGCACAGAGTCGGAACATTACCGTGCGGTGTAAACTGGTGAAATTTGCAAACGACAAACTTTCTCCGCGATGCTTTGTTATAATAGTCGAAAAGATAAATACTgattgttga